The genomic stretch AGCCCCTCCTGATGAACCCTGAGATCGCCGCCCTGGACGCCAGCGCCACCCACCACCGCACGGCCGGCCATCTGGTCTGGCGCGAATGGGGGCCAAGCGACCGCGAGGCCGCGCCACTGGTCCTGCTGCATGGTGGCTCAGGCTCCTGGCGGCATTGGCTGCGCAACATCGCGGCGCTTTCGCAGCATTATCGCCTGCTGGTGCCCGACATGCCGGGCCTCGGCGAATCCGCCCTTCCGGAGGAGGAGACGCCGGCCGGCGCCGCCCTGGTGCTGCGCTGGGGGCTGGAGGCGCTGCTGGGCGCCACGCGCCGCTATCATCTGGCCGGCTTTTCCTTCGGCGCCAATGTGGGCGGGCAATTGGCGGCGATGGAGGGGGCCCATATCCGCAGCTACACCGCCATCGGCGCGGCCTCGCTCGGGCTGCCACGCCCGCCGCTCGATCTTTTGAAGGTGCGCGACAAGCAGGGGGATGCGCGGCGTGAAGCGCATCGGGAGAACCTCGCCCGCCTGATGATCCATGACCGCGCGCTGATTGATGACACGGCGCTGGATATCCAGGAATTCAACACACAGCACGCCCGCCTCCGCTCCCGCGGCTTTGCCGGCAGCGCCATGCTGCGCGACGCGCTGGCCGAAGCGAAGGCGCCGCTGGCCGGCATCTGGGGCGAGCGCGATGCCGTGGCCTGGCCCGATGTCTCGGCACGGCTGGATGTGTTGCGCAGCCTGGACCCTGACCTGCTGGAGGCGGTGATCCCGAACGCGGGCCACTGGGTCGCCTATGAAGCGCCCGAGGCCTTCAACGCTGCACTCCTGGGGATTCTGGCGCAACGCGCAGCGTGAACAGGGCCACAAAGGCGGCCAGTGACAAGGTGGCGGTGAACCACAGGGCCTGAGCACCGAATCCCGCCACCACAAAGCCAAACAAAGCCGGGGCCAAGGCCCCGAGGAACCGCGCCGGGGCCACGATCAGCCCCTGCCGCGCGCCATATCCGGCGGCGCCGAACAGCGCGAGCGGCAGGGTGCCGCGCACGATGGTGTTGATGCCATTGCCCGCGCCATGCAGCAGCACAAAAACAGCCGCGAAGGGCGCGCCGAACAGCAGGAGGATCGCCGCACCCACGGGATGGGCCACCTGCGCGAGCTTGGCCGAAAGCAGGGGATGCGCGCGCCGCAACACGGTGAATTCCAGCACCCGCGCCGCCACCTGCGCCGGCCCCATCAAGGCGCCGGCGGCGATGGCCGCGGCCGGCGTGGCCCCGGCCGCCACCAGCAATGCCGGCAGATGCGCGCCCAGGGCGGCCGCGGAAAACCCGCCCGCCGCGAAGATGAAGGCCAGCAGGATCGCCGTGCGCCGCGTCTCGCGCACGGCGGTGGCGGTGGGTGGCGCGGCCGGCGCGGCAACGAGCGGCGCGCGCGCCTCGCCACGCGGCAGCAGCAGATTGAGCGGCATGGCCAGGGCCAGATGGATCAACGCCCAGCCCCAGCAGGCACCGCGCCAGCCGAATTCGGCCAGCATGATCCCGCTCAGCGGCCAACCCACCGTACTGGCGAAACCGGCGATCAGCGTGATGCCGGTGATGGCGCTGCGCGCTTCCTTGCCATAGAGCCCGGCCAGGGTGGCAAAGCCCGCATCATAAAGCCCCATCGCCATCGCCAGGCCCAGCACCAGCCAGGCGGCGAACAGCATCGCGGGGCCCTGCGCCAGTGCCAGCATGGCCAGGCCCAGGATGAAGACGAGGTTGGAGAGGATCAGCACGACCCGCCCGCCATATTGATCAATCGCGCGGCCCACGCGCGGCCCGAGAAAAGCCGTCAACAACATGGCGCAGGAAAACGCGATAAAGACGGTGGAGCTCTCGATACCCAGGTCCCGCGCCATGGCGCCGGCCAGGATGGCGGGGATGTAGTAGCTGCTGGCCCAGGCCAGGGTTTGCGTCGTGCCCAGCAGCAGGACGACGCCGCGCTTGCTCACGGCTTGTCCGTCCTGTCGCGAAGCAGCGGCTGTGCCGCGGCCAGCACGCGCTCGTAGCGCGCGCGCTCCTCGGCCGCGCGTTCTGCCGGCCAGTCGCGGTAGCCGCGCCCGGTCTTGGGCCCAAGCCGGCCTTCCGCAACCAGCCGGGCCAGGCCGGGTGAGGGCTCGGGGCTGGTGTTCAGGCTGGGGTAGATGGTGGCCGCGGCGGCCAGCTGCGTCTCCAGCCCGGCCAGTTCCTTCTGCAGGATCGGCCCGGCCGCGAGGTAGCGGAAGCCGAAGCAATACCGCACCGCGCGGTCCACATCCTCGGCGCTGGCGAGGCCGGAATCGATGCAGGAAAAGGCCTCGCGCATCAGCGCATGCTGGATGCGGTTGGCGAGGAAGCCAGGCTCATCCCGCGCGACACGGATGGGCATGCGGCCCAGCGCTTCCATGATCGTGAAGAAGCGGTCCACCACCCACGCCTCGGTCGCCTCGCCCTTCACCACCTCCACACCGGGGACCAGATGCGCCGGCAGGAAGAAATGCAGGTTGCACATGCGTGATTTCGTGGCGCATTCGCGTGCAATCTCGGTGATGCGATAGCCCGAGGCGTTGGAGCCGATGGGGATGCTGTCCGGCACCAGACCATCCAGCTCGGCAAAGAGCGCGCGTTTCAGCGCCAGGTTTTCAGGGGCTGCTTCGACGACGCAGGCGCTTTCCGCGAAGGGCATGGCCGCCAGCGAGGCATAAAGCGTCAGCCCGGCATCCAGAGCCGGGTCGGCGCCCAGCTGGCCAAGGGCCGTGCGCACCCGGGCGCGCTTCTCGGACCAGGCGGCCTCATCCGGTTCCTGTGCCGCGACGCGCCAGCCGCCGGCCAGGAAAATAGCCGCGATGTCGCAGCCCATCAGCCCCATGCCGATGATGGCGGCTTGCTCGCTCATGCCCCGTCGTCCGAAGCCGGGCGTTCGGGATAGAAAATCTTCACCACTTCGATCTCCTCCACGCCGGCTGGCGTGCGCAGCTTCATCACATCACCCACGCGCTTGCCCAGCAATGTGCGCGCGATGGGCGAGACCCAGGAGATGCGGCCCTGCTCGGCCACCGCCTCCTCCATGCCGACGATGGTGACTGTCGTCTCGGAATCATCTTCGCGGGCATAGGTCACGGTCGCGCCGAAAAACACCTGGTCGCGGCGCTTCTGGTCGCGCGCATCCACCACCTCGGCCCGGTGCAGGCGGCGCTGGATGAAGCGGACGCGGCGGTCAATCTCGCGCAGGCGGCGCTTGCCGTACTGGTAATCGGCATTCTCGCTGCGATCCCCCAGGGCGGCCGCCCAGGAGACGATCTGCGTCACCTTGGGCCGTTCGCCATGCCACAGCGCGTGCAGCTCGGCCTGGAGCGCGGCCTGGCCCTCGGGCGTCATGTAGAAGGGGGTGCCGGGGGGAACGCCGGGCGGCCCTTCATCGTCATCATCATCCTCATCCGGGCCGCTCAAGGCATCCACAACCCGCCATTGATGTGATGCACCTGGCCCGTGATCCAGGAGGATTGCTCCGAGGCCAGGAAGCAGGCCAGCTCCGCGATGTCGGAAGGCTGGCCGAGCCGCGCGATGGGGATGGTCTTCACCCGCTCGGCCAGCTCGTCCTCGGTGTTGCCGTAGCGCGGTTGCGCGGTATCCGTCAGGCCAGGCGCGATGGCGTTGACCCGGATGCCATGCGGCGCCAGGGCCAGCGCCATGGCGCGCGTCAGCCCCAGGAGCCCCGCCTTGCTCGCCGAATAATGCGCCCCGCGCGGATCACCCCGCACAGCCGAGGAGGACATGGTGATCGCCACCCCAGGCCGGCCCGCCGCGACCAGCGCGCGGGCAAAGAGCTGCGTCTGGAAAGCCGTGGATTTCAGGTTCACATCCTGCACGGCGTCCCAGGTGTCCTCGGTGAGTTCGAGGAATTCCGCGCGCGGGAAAATGCCCGCGTTGCACACCAGGATATCCGGCAGGCCAAGCAGCCGTTCGGTCTCAGCCTGGAGATGCGCGCGGCCGGCGGAGGTGCGGATATCGGCCTGGATGGCGACACCGCCGCAGGACGCCGCCACGCGCGCACCTGCCTCGGCATCATCCAGCCAATTCACCGCGACGCGCGCACCCTCGCGGCCGAAGGCCTCGCAGATGGCGGCGCCGATGCCCTGCTGGGCGCCGGTGACGATGGCGATGCGATTGCTCAGGCGCATGGGGGGTTCTCCACGGAGCGGCGCGGCCGCTTCGAAACCCAGCCGCAAAACAGCGCGGCGCCGAGAGGGAGATGCAAGAACCTCAGGTTCTTGCCGGGGAGCTCGAGGGGCAGCGCCCCTCGCCCTGCCTGCACCCTCATTCCGCCGCCAGCTTCATCGCCACCGGATCCCGCCGCGCCAGGCGCGCCAGCATGGCATCCACCTCCCCCCGCGTCGCATCGGAGAGCTTCGGCCCAGGTGCGCGGATGGTCGCATGCGCGATGATGCCGCGCCGCGTCAGCACGTATTTGCGCACCGCCAGGCCCAGGCCCGGCTGGTGCTCGGTGCGGATCAAAGGCAGATGCGCCTCGAACAGGTCCATCGCCGCGTCGTGGTTGCCCGCCTTCACCAGGGCGATCACCCGCACCAGCATCTCCGGGAAGGCATAGCCCGTCATCACGCCATCATTGCCGCGCTGGATTTCCTCGGGCAGGAACAGCCCGCCATTGCCGCCATAGACCGCGATGCGGCGCATCTCGCCCTTGGCCATCATGGCCTTGAGGGTGGTGATCTTGTCGAGGCCGGGCCAATCCTCGGCCTTCAGCATCACGCAGCGCTCATCGGCGGCCAGGGCGGCGATCACGCGGGGCGAGAGGTGGACGCCGTTGGCCTGCGGGAAATCCTGCAGCACCCAGGGGGCGGGCGAGACGGCCTCGGCAGCCCCCTGCAGCCAGCTGAGCGTCGCCTCATCGCCGCGCAGCCCCGTGGGGGGCGCGATCATGACGCCGGCAGCCCCTGCCTCCATGGCACGCGCGGACAGGGCCTTCATTGGCGCGTAGCCGGGCGCCGAGACGCCGACGATCACGGGCAGGCCATGCGCATGCTTCAGCACGATCCGCGTCAGGCGCATCGCCTCCTCGGCGTCCAGCTTGGGCGCCTCGCCCATGATGCCGAGGATGGTGAGGCCGGTGGCCCCGGCCGCGACATAGGCCTCGGTCATGGTGGCGGCGCTGCGTTCATCGAGCGCGCCATCGGGCGTGAAGGGGGTGGGGCAGATCACGCAGACGCCAGTGGCTGCAGCGGTGAGCATGGGGGACTTCTCCTGAATTGCGGGCGAAACTAAACCCGTTCCACCAAGCTGCGAAGGATGGACCATGGATCTCCCTGGGGGAATGCCGCCGGCCGGCCGGGACCTGCGCGGCTATGGCCGCCACCCGCCCGATCCACGCTGGCCCGATGGGGCGCGGCTGGCCCTCTCTTTCGTGGTCAATGTGGAGGAAGGCGCCGAATTGTCGCTGGCCAGCGGCGATGCGCGCAATGAAAGCGTGCATGAAATCCGCGAGGAAGTGACGGGCCAGCCCGACCCCTGCATGGAAACCCATTATGCCTACGGCGCCCGCGCCGGGCTGTGGCGAATCCTGGATGGCTTCGCGGAACACCGCATGCGCGCCACCTTCTCAGCCTGCGGCCGGGCCGTGGCGCATTCACCGCATCTGGCCCAGGCGCCGCACGCCGCCGGCCACGAAATCAGCGCGCATGGCTGGCGCTGGGAAAGCCACGCGAATATGCCGGAGTCCACGGAGCGCGCCGTCATCGCCCGCACCGTCGCCGCCATCCGCGACGCGACGGGCGAGCGGCCGGTGGGCTGGCACACACGCTCCGCCCCCTCGATGAACACGCGGCGCCTGCTGCTGGAGGAGGGCGGCTTTCTCTACGACAGCGATGTCTACGATGACGACCTGCCGCGGATGCACACCGATCCATCTCGGCCCACCACCGCGGGGGGCCACGTCATACTGCCCTATGGCTTCGATGTGAACGACATGCGCTTTTCGCCCGGCGGCGGCTTCGTCCAGGCCGAGGATTTTTCCCGCTATGCCATCGGCGCGGTGGATTGGCTGCTGCGCGAGGGCAAGACCGCCCCCAAGATGCTCTCCATCGGCCTGCATCTGCGCATCATCGGCCGGCCTGGCCGCATGCCGGGGCTGGCGGCACTTCTGGCGCATGTGGCGAAAACCCCGGGCATCTGGGTGGCGCCCCGGCGGGACATTGCGGCGCATTGGCGCAATCGCGCCCAGGACCTGCCATGATGATTGCGCTATAAGGACCTATGCATCCCGCGCTCTCCATCGTTGTCCCCTGCTACAATGAGCAGGAGGTGCTGCCCGAATTCCACCGCCGCCTCGTGGCCGCGATGGAGGGAATCGGCCTCGATTGGGAGGTCGTCTACGTCAATGACGGCTCACGCGATGCTACGCTGACCGTGATGAGCAGCCTGGCGACCGCGGATTCGCGCGTGGCGCTGGTCAACCTCTCGCGCAATTTCGGCAAGGAGATCGCGCTCACGGCCGGCCTGGATCATGCACGCGGCCATGCCGGGGTCGTGGTGATTGACGCCGACCTCCAGGACCCGCCGGAGGTGATCCCCGAACTCCTGGCCGCCGCGCGCCAGGGCTACGACATCGCCTATGCCCAGCGCAGCGCCCGGCATGGCGAAGGCGCGCTGAAACGCTTCACCGCCTCCGCCTTCTACCGGGTGATGCAACGCCTGGGCGGCAAGGTGCAATTGCCGCCCGATACCGGCGACTTCCGCTACATGTCCCGCCGTTCGCTCGATGCGCTGCTGCAACTGCGGGAGCAGCATCGCTTCATGAAGGGGCTGTTTGCCTGGGTGGGCTTCCCGGCCATCGCCGTCCCCTATGAGCGCGCGCCGCGCGCCGCGGGCGAGACCAAGTGGAACTACTGGAAGCTCTGGAACCTCTCGCTGGAGGGCATCACCAGCTTCACCGTGGGGCCCTTGAAGATCGCGAGCTATCTGGGCCTCGCCACCGCCTTCTTTGCCGGGCTCTATATCTTTCAGCTGGTCATCCGCACCGTCTTCTTCGGCAACCCCACGCCCGGCTATCCCAGCCTGATGGCCGTGGTGCTCTTCCTGGGCGGCGTGCAGCTCATGACACTGGGCATCATCGGCGAATATCTCGGCCGCATCTTCAATGAGACCAAGGGACGGCCCCTCTATATTGTCGAGCGGCACATCCCCTCATCGGCACAGGCCGAGGCCACCCAGCGCAACGCAGCCTGAACCCGAAAGGCCTGACCCGATGCGCAGCTCGCCAGGTGCGAGGGGGCGGGCCAGGGTTTCAGCATCGGTGCAGCGCGGCGGCTCCCGCCAGCGTGCCGCATACATGGTGTTGACCGGGCGCGGCGTTTCGCTGGCCAGCAGCAGGATTTCCAGCGAAAGCACGCGCGCCGCCGAATCCTCCGGCGGGATGCAGGGCCAGGAGGGAATGAGGGTGATCTGGCCCGCCTCCCGCAGCATCGGGCGCAGCGCCGCGGCTTCGATGCTCCAGGGGGCGCGCTCATGCGCCCAGGCGGCGAGGGCCTGGCGCATCGGCGCGGCATCGGTGAATTGCAGCAGCGCGCAGGCCGCGAAGATCACGGGCCGGCGCTGGAGCAGCACGGCGGCGCCGATCATCAGCGCATAGCCCACCGGCCAGAAGAAGCGGCCCGAGGCTCGGAATTGTTCGAGAAAACCAGGCGCCGGGCCAAGATCAAGCAGCACCACACCGCCCAGCCCGATGCGGAAGGACACCGCGATCGCCGTCAGCCCCAGCAGGGCCAGCACCAGGCCGAGATGCGCCCGCAGCCCGGGTGCGATGAAGCCCCGCCCGAGCGCGGCGCCGGCCACCAGCGCGGCCCAAAGGCCCAGGCCCAGCCAATTATAGCCCTCCCAGCCGCCATGGCCCGTGGCGTCCACCTCGCGCGCCACCAGCCAGCCCAGCGTCGCTGAACGGAAGGGCCAGATGGGGGAGAGAAGGTTCAGCGCATATTGGCCGTAACCGCCATCACCCG from Sediminicoccus sp. KRV36 encodes the following:
- a CDS encoding 3-hydroxyacyl-CoA dehydrogenase NAD-binding domain-containing protein, with translation MSEQAAIIGMGLMGCDIAAIFLAGGWRVAAQEPDEAAWSEKRARVRTALGQLGADPALDAGLTLYASLAAMPFAESACVVEAAPENLALKRALFAELDGLVPDSIPIGSNASGYRITEIARECATKSRMCNLHFFLPAHLVPGVEVVKGEATEAWVVDRFFTIMEALGRMPIRVARDEPGFLANRIQHALMREAFSCIDSGLASAEDVDRAVRYCFGFRYLAAGPILQKELAGLETQLAAAATIYPSLNTSPEPSPGLARLVAEGRLGPKTGRGYRDWPAERAAEERARYERVLAAAQPLLRDRTDKP
- a CDS encoding SDR family oxidoreductase produces the protein MRLSNRIAIVTGAQQGIGAAICEAFGREGARVAVNWLDDAEAGARVAASCGGVAIQADIRTSAGRAHLQAETERLLGLPDILVCNAGIFPRAEFLELTEDTWDAVQDVNLKSTAFQTQLFARALVAAGRPGVAITMSSSAVRGDPRGAHYSASKAGLLGLTRAMALALAPHGIRVNAIAPGLTDTAQPRYGNTEDELAERVKTIPIARLGQPSDIAELACFLASEQSSWITGQVHHINGGLWMP
- the greB gene encoding transcription elongation factor GreB, encoding MSGPDEDDDDDEGPPGVPPGTPFYMTPEGQAALQAELHALWHGERPKVTQIVSWAAALGDRSENADYQYGKRRLREIDRRVRFIQRRLHRAEVVDARDQKRRDQVFFGATVTYAREDDSETTVTIVGMEEAVAEQGRISWVSPIARTLLGKRVGDVMKLRTPAGVEEIEVVKIFYPERPASDDGA
- a CDS encoding glycosyltransferase family 2 protein — protein: MHPALSIVVPCYNEQEVLPEFHRRLVAAMEGIGLDWEVVYVNDGSRDATLTVMSSLATADSRVALVNLSRNFGKEIALTAGLDHARGHAGVVVIDADLQDPPEVIPELLAAARQGYDIAYAQRSARHGEGALKRFTASAFYRVMQRLGGKVQLPPDTGDFRYMSRRSLDALLQLREQHRFMKGLFAWVGFPAIAVPYERAPRAAGETKWNYWKLWNLSLEGITSFTVGPLKIASYLGLATAFFAGLYIFQLVIRTVFFGNPTPGYPSLMAVVLFLGGVQLMTLGIIGEYLGRIFNETKGRPLYIVERHIPSSAQAEATQRNAA
- a CDS encoding polysaccharide deacetylase family protein, with translation MDLPGGMPPAGRDLRGYGRHPPDPRWPDGARLALSFVVNVEEGAELSLASGDARNESVHEIREEVTGQPDPCMETHYAYGARAGLWRILDGFAEHRMRATFSACGRAVAHSPHLAQAPHAAGHEISAHGWRWESHANMPESTERAVIARTVAAIRDATGERPVGWHTRSAPSMNTRRLLLEEGGFLYDSDVYDDDLPRMHTDPSRPTTAGGHVILPYGFDVNDMRFSPGGGFVQAEDFSRYAIGAVDWLLREGKTAPKMLSIGLHLRIIGRPGRMPGLAALLAHVAKTPGIWVAPRRDIAAHWRNRAQDLP
- a CDS encoding DUF6311 domain-containing protein, which translates into the protein MQLFGLDFIWPRAGLDWRPVGDAAQHAIAQRHFLADAWRWPLLNVGTLQGVNLAFLDGIPALALPLKILAPVLPEGFHGIGLFYALAWVLQPVAAVWALRGAGVRGLLPGIAVAVMASAMPAFIMRYGHAALCGHFVILAALGLYFRALGDARWWRLAVPFQALALLVHPYLALMSLALLAAVPLSLLLRGAPFMRAALGVAASAGAMLGTMALLGYFGASGDGGYGQYALNLLSPIWPFRSATLGWLVAREVDATGHGGWEGYNWLGLGLWAALVAGAALGRGFIAPGLRAHLGLVLALLGLTAIAVSFRIGLGGVVLLDLGPAPGFLEQFRASGRFFWPVGYALMIGAAVLLQRRPVIFAACALLQFTDAAPMRQALAAWAHERAPWSIEAAALRPMLREAGQITLIPSWPCIPPEDSAARVLSLEILLLASETPRPVNTMYAARWREPPRCTDAETLARPLAPGELRIGSGLSGSGCVALGGLGLCR
- a CDS encoding MFS transporter; translation: MSKRGVVLLLGTTQTLAWASSYYIPAILAGAMARDLGIESSTVFIAFSCAMLLTAFLGPRVGRAIDQYGGRVVLILSNLVFILGLAMLALAQGPAMLFAAWLVLGLAMAMGLYDAGFATLAGLYGKEARSAITGITLIAGFASTVGWPLSGIMLAEFGWRGACWGWALIHLALAMPLNLLLPRGEARAPLVAAPAAPPTATAVRETRRTAILLAFIFAAGGFSAAALGAHLPALLVAAGATPAAAIAAGALMGPAQVAARVLEFTVLRRAHPLLSAKLAQVAHPVGAAILLLFGAPFAAVFVLLHGAGNGINTIVRGTLPLALFGAAGYGARQGLIVAPARFLGALAPALFGFVVAGFGAQALWFTATLSLAAFVALFTLRVAPESPGVQR
- a CDS encoding alpha/beta fold hydrolase, which encodes MNPEIAALDASATHHRTAGHLVWREWGPSDREAAPLVLLHGGSGSWRHWLRNIAALSQHYRLLVPDMPGLGESALPEEETPAGAALVLRWGLEALLGATRRYHLAGFSFGANVGGQLAAMEGAHIRSYTAIGAASLGLPRPPLDLLKVRDKQGDARREAHRENLARLMIHDRALIDDTALDIQEFNTQHARLRSRGFAGSAMLRDALAEAKAPLAGIWGERDAVAWPDVSARLDVLRSLDPDLLEAVIPNAGHWVAYEAPEAFNAALLGILAQRAA
- a CDS encoding dihydrodipicolinate synthase family protein encodes the protein MLTAAATGVCVICPTPFTPDGALDERSAATMTEAYVAAGATGLTILGIMGEAPKLDAEEAMRLTRIVLKHAHGLPVIVGVSAPGYAPMKALSARAMEAGAAGVMIAPPTGLRGDEATLSWLQGAAEAVSPAPWVLQDFPQANGVHLSPRVIAALAADERCVMLKAEDWPGLDKITTLKAMMAKGEMRRIAVYGGNGGLFLPEEIQRGNDGVMTGYAFPEMLVRVIALVKAGNHDAAMDLFEAHLPLIRTEHQPGLGLAVRKYVLTRRGIIAHATIRAPGPKLSDATRGEVDAMLARLARRDPVAMKLAAE